One Clostridium novyi NT genomic window carries:
- a CDS encoding NUDIX hydrolase, giving the protein MNHIVDIFSGRNGESINKLKRSAVMILLIEEENDLYLILEKRALTLRKQPGDISLPGGGIEIGETPRQAAIRETFEELNIEKENIEVIGEMDYFITSFDSVIYPFVGTIKNFNGFPNRNEDEVAEVFKVPVKFFLENKPEEHEVLIKQHFKEDFPFDKIVNGKNYKFSQKTFNQYFYTYNEHVIWGITATILKRFADLIK; this is encoded by the coding sequence ATGAATCATATAGTAGATATTTTTAGTGGTAGAAATGGAGAGTCAATAAATAAGTTAAAAAGAAGTGCAGTTATGATTTTGTTAATTGAAGAAGAAAATGATTTATACTTAATTTTAGAAAAAAGAGCATTAACTTTAAGAAAGCAGCCAGGGGATATATCACTTCCAGGGGGAGGAATAGAAATTGGGGAAACTCCAAGACAAGCTGCAATTAGAGAAACTTTTGAAGAGTTAAATATAGAAAAGGAAAATATTGAAGTTATAGGTGAAATGGATTACTTTATAACATCCTTTGATTCGGTAATATATCCCTTTGTTGGAACAATAAAAAATTTTAATGGATTTCCTAATAGAAATGAAGATGAAGTAGCTGAGGTATTTAAAGTTCCAGTGAAATTTTTCTTAGAAAACAAACCGGAAGAACATGAAGTGTTGATAAAACAACATTTTAAAGAGGATTTTCCTTTTGATAAAATAGTTAATGGAAAAAATTATAAATTCAGTCAAAAAACTTTTAATCAATATTTTTATACTTATAATGAACATGTTATATGGGGTATTACAGCAACCATTTTAAAAAGATTTGCGGATTTGATAAAATAG
- a CDS encoding lactate utilization protein — translation MENINKWHNEIIGEKVVKALKENYFDAIYFEKREDAAKYILDNVKDGDSVGFGGSVTIQQLGVKEKIKEMNTTILDHGDPNLTAEEKLDVKRAQLTSDLFLCSSNAITMNGELVNIDGAGNRVAAMTFGPKKVIVVAGINKIATDESSAFERIKVLAAPKNTKRLSKSTPCTKTGVCMNCKNEDRICRIYSVIKRKPMGANMTVIIVGEDMGY, via the coding sequence ATGGAGAATATAAATAAATGGCATAATGAAATCATAGGTGAAAAAGTTGTTAAAGCTTTAAAAGAAAATTATTTTGATGCAATATATTTTGAAAAAAGAGAAGATGCAGCAAAATACATATTAGATAACGTAAAAGATGGAGATAGTGTAGGATTTGGAGGTTCAGTTACTATACAACAACTAGGCGTAAAAGAGAAAATAAAAGAAATGAATACAACAATATTAGATCATGGAGATCCAAATCTTACAGCGGAAGAAAAGCTAGATGTAAAAAGAGCACAGTTAACTAGTGATTTATTTTTATGTAGTAGTAATGCAATTACAATGAATGGAGAGCTTGTAAATATCGATGGTGCTGGTAATAGAGTTGCAGCTATGACCTTTGGACCTAAAAAAGTAATAGTTGTTGCTGGAATAAATAAAATTGCAACTGATGAGAGTAGTGCATTTGAAAGAATTAAAGTATTAGCAGCTCCCAAAAACACTAAAAGACTTTCAAAAAGCACGCCATGTACTAAAACAGGGGTATGTATGAACTGCAAAAATGAGGACAGAATATGTAGAATTTATTCTGTAATAAAAAGAAAGCCTATGGGAGCTAATATGACAGTTATAATAGTTGGAGAAGATATGGGATATTAA
- a CDS encoding nicotinate phosphoribosyltransferase, which produces MDINNIFSVKNTRNLTMLVDFYELTMAKGYLDHNVGNKIAYFDMFFRRVPDGGGYCIMAGVQQLIEYLSTLKFTDEDINYLRSKNMFSEQFLDYLKNFKFECDVWAIPEGNPVFPGEPLVTVKGPVIQAQFIETMILLTINHQTLIATKANRICRAAEGRPVMEFGSRRAQGYDGAIYGARAAIIGGCNATACTIAEQMFDVPCLGTMAHSWVQLFPTEYQAFEAWAKSYPDDCVLLIDTYNVLKSGLPNAIKVFNEILLPMGYRPKGIRIDSGDITYLTKKCREILDEAGFEDVNIVISNSLDEHIITDVLSQGAQINSFGVGERLITARSEPVFGGVYKLVAVEDGDEVIPKIKISENEEKITNPGFKKIYRLFDKNSDKALADLICLRDEKLDFSKPLEIFNPIHTWKKKKLTNYYAKELMIQIFNKGECCYESPSVKEIQNFVKNETEKLWEEVLRFENPHTYYVDLSRDLWTLKHDLLDKFSSLYE; this is translated from the coding sequence ATGGATATAAATAATATTTTTAGTGTTAAAAATACCAGAAATCTTACTATGCTTGTAGATTTCTACGAATTAACTATGGCAAAAGGATACCTTGATCATAATGTAGGAAATAAAATAGCTTATTTTGATATGTTTTTTAGAAGAGTTCCTGATGGTGGCGGATACTGTATAATGGCAGGAGTTCAACAATTAATAGAATATCTTTCTACATTGAAATTTACAGATGAAGACATAAACTATTTAAGAAGCAAAAATATGTTTTCAGAACAATTCCTAGATTACTTAAAAAACTTTAAATTTGAATGTGATGTTTGGGCTATACCAGAAGGTAATCCTGTTTTTCCTGGTGAACCATTAGTTACAGTTAAAGGACCTGTAATTCAAGCACAATTTATAGAAACCATGATTTTACTTACTATAAATCACCAAACATTAATAGCAACTAAAGCAAATAGAATATGTAGAGCAGCTGAGGGAAGACCTGTAATGGAATTCGGTTCAAGACGTGCTCAAGGATATGATGGAGCAATTTACGGTGCAAGGGCTGCTATTATAGGTGGTTGTAATGCAACTGCTTGTACAATAGCTGAGCAAATGTTTGACGTTCCATGTCTTGGTACTATGGCTCATAGCTGGGTACAACTTTTCCCTACAGAATATCAAGCCTTTGAAGCTTGGGCAAAATCTTATCCTGATGATTGTGTTTTATTAATAGACACATATAATGTATTAAAATCTGGACTTCCAAATGCTATAAAAGTATTTAATGAAATTTTATTACCTATGGGATACAGACCAAAGGGAATAAGAATTGATAGTGGTGATATTACTTATCTTACTAAAAAGTGCAGAGAGATTTTAGATGAAGCTGGTTTTGAAGACGTAAATATAGTAATTTCTAACTCTTTAGATGAACATATTATAACTGACGTTTTAAGTCAAGGAGCTCAAATTAATAGTTTTGGAGTTGGAGAAAGATTAATTACTGCAAGATCAGAACCTGTATTTGGGGGAGTTTATAAATTAGTAGCTGTTGAAGATGGTGACGAAGTAATTCCAAAAATAAAAATAAGTGAAAACGAAGAAAAGATAACTAATCCTGGATTTAAGAAAATATATAGATTATTTGATAAAAATAGTGATAAGGCTTTAGCTGATTTAATCTGTCTTAGAGATGAAAAGTTAGATTTTTCAAAACCACTTGAAATATTTAATCCTATTCATACATGGAAAAAGAAAAAACTTACTAATTATTATGCTAAAGAATTAATGATTCAAATATTTAACAAAGGTGAATGTTGTTATGAAAGCCCTTCTGTTAAAGAAATTCAAAATTTCGTAAAAAATGAAACTGAAAAACTTTGGGAAGAAGTTCTACGTTTTGAAAATCCTCATACTTATTACGTAGACTTATCAAGAGATTTATGGACATTAAAACATGATTTACTTGATAAATTCTCTAGTTTATACGAATAA
- a CDS encoding ATP-dependent helicase has protein sequence MVENSIRDKFFYLRDKIIENRYRELNEEQMKAVLSDENNLAVIACPGAGKTTTLIRRVDYLVTFGPIYNTDYCPEEITNRDLNILEDYLNYNKTNTRLNYLLRQKAIDSNNIIIITFTRAAAKNMKKKYKELGNHKGIPFFGTFHGLFYKILSRTEDKIEIINTSISYKLIKGVLSTYLDEISDDKVKETLNSISYYKTFTDDKEKFNPNMDKDIFSECYRAYEDFKLRNNLMDFDDLQLRCRDMFIKNLRTLNGYRKLFKYMLIDEFQDCDGIQIEILKLLNEDNSIFAVGDEDQCIYGFRGSKPECMVNFHKYFKDGKKLFLSTNYRCPKSIVGASDYLIKNNKMRNDKNFKANKKDMVEINVRSYKDEREQSDRIAMDITKLMSMGDYNYEDNAILYRTNVESRSLIDSFIRKKIPFKLLDKEYNFFEHFICKDIIAYLKLSIDSSDKESFLRIINKPFRYISKINLAKVEKDNSGYDCFDILKENEKIPPFQLKKIDEIKKDIQNLNRMSLSGAINSVLHTLDYYQYLKDYSMKFKLDISELEEILEEFISASQDYTTIITFLAHISEVKDEIKNNKNNEEKNGVIFSTIHGVKGMEFKNVFIINCNENNIPFGKEHEDIDIEEERRLFYVGVTRTIENLWICMSNEIKGKNKVASRFIKECNLKTVYDKLFEKDQIVIHKSFGKGKITNINDNIVEIEFENSIKRSFDKLVLYNNGLVQKLV, from the coding sequence ATGGTTGAAAATAGTATAAGAGATAAGTTTTTTTATTTAAGAGATAAAATTATTGAAAATAGATATAGAGAATTAAATGAAGAACAAATGAAGGCTGTTTTAAGTGATGAAAATAATTTAGCAGTAATAGCATGTCCTGGTGCTGGAAAAACAACAACTCTTATTAGAAGAGTAGATTATTTAGTTACATTTGGCCCTATTTACAACACAGATTATTGTCCAGAGGAAATCACAAATAGGGATTTAAATATTTTAGAAGATTATCTTAATTATAATAAAACAAATACAAGGTTGAACTACTTATTAAGACAAAAGGCAATAGATTCTAATAATATAATAATCATAACTTTTACAAGAGCTGCTGCAAAAAACATGAAAAAGAAATATAAAGAGCTTGGAAATCACAAGGGCATCCCATTTTTCGGAACATTTCATGGATTGTTCTATAAAATTCTAAGTAGAACAGAAGACAAAATAGAAATAATAAATACATCAATATCTTATAAGTTAATAAAGGGAGTACTTTCTACTTATTTAGATGAAATAAGTGATGATAAGGTAAAAGAAACATTAAATTCAATATCTTATTACAAAACTTTTACTGATGATAAAGAAAAGTTTAACCCCAACATGGACAAAGATATATTTTCAGAATGTTACAGGGCCTATGAAGATTTTAAACTTAGAAATAATCTTATGGATTTTGATGATCTTCAATTAAGGTGTAGAGATATGTTTATTAAAAATCTAAGAACACTTAATGGGTATAGGAAATTATTTAAATATATGTTAATAGATGAGTTTCAAGATTGTGATGGTATCCAAATTGAAATATTAAAACTTTTAAATGAGGATAATTCAATATTTGCAGTGGGAGATGAGGATCAGTGTATATATGGATTTAGAGGGTCAAAACCTGAATGTATGGTTAACTTTCATAAGTATTTTAAAGATGGAAAGAAGTTATTTTTATCTACAAACTATAGATGTCCTAAAAGCATAGTTGGAGCATCAGATTATCTTATAAAAAATAATAAAATGAGGAATGATAAAAATTTTAAAGCTAATAAAAAAGATATGGTAGAAATAAATGTTAGAAGTTATAAAGATGAAAGAGAACAATCGGACAGAATAGCTATGGATATTACAAAATTAATGTCTATGGGAGATTATAACTACGAGGATAATGCTATTTTATATAGGACTAATGTGGAGAGTAGAAGCTTAATTGATTCATTTATTAGAAAGAAAATACCTTTTAAATTATTAGATAAAGAATACAATTTTTTTGAACATTTTATATGCAAGGATATAATAGCCTATTTAAAACTTAGTATTGATTCATCAGATAAAGAAAGTTTTCTTAGAATTATAAATAAGCCTTTTAGATACATAAGTAAAATTAATTTGGCAAAGGTTGAAAAAGATAATTCTGGTTATGATTGTTTTGATATTTTAAAGGAAAATGAGAAAATTCCTCCTTTTCAATTAAAGAAAATAGATGAAATAAAGAAAGATATTCAAAATTTAAATAGAATGTCTTTATCAGGAGCTATAAATTCAGTATTACATACATTAGATTATTATCAGTATTTAAAGGATTATAGTATGAAATTTAAATTAGATATAAGTGAATTAGAAGAGATTCTAGAAGAGTTTATATCAGCATCACAGGATTATACTACTATAATTACTTTTCTTGCACATATTAGTGAAGTAAAAGATGAAATAAAAAATAATAAAAATAATGAAGAAAAAAATGGAGTTATATTTAGCACTATTCATGGCGTAAAAGGAATGGAATTTAAAAATGTATTTATTATAAATTGTAATGAAAATAATATTCCTTTTGGAAAAGAACATGAGGATATAGATATAGAGGAAGAAAGACGACTTTTTTATGTAGGGGTAACCAGAACCATAGAAAATTTATGGATATGTATGAGCAATGAAATTAAGGGAAAAAATAAAGTAGCATCAAGATTTATAAAAGAATGTAACCTTAAAACTGTTTATGATAAGTTATTTGAAAAAGATCAAATAGTAATCCACAAAAGTTTTGGAAAAGGTAAGATAACTAATATAAATGACAACATAGTTGAAATAGAATTTGAAAATAGCATAAAAAGAAGTTTTGATAAATTAGTTCTATATAATAATGGCCTTGTACAAAAACTAGTATAA